The Thermanaerovibrio acidaminovorans DSM 6589 genome contains a region encoding:
- the aspS gene encoding aspartate--tRNA ligase → MEVSSQFFSERWKRSVKCGLVDLSMAGSQVVLNGWLRRRRDLGGIIFLELWDHTGAVQVVINPEVAPEAHDRAKEVRSEYVMAIRGSVQRRPQGTENPDMPTGQVEVVAQDILVLSPSKPLPFEIGEADRVDENLRLRYRFLDLRRERMQHNLRVRSAAAQFTRNYLVQNGFLEVETPMLTKSTPEGARDFLVPSRVNPGKFFALPQSPQIFKQILMVSGCDRYFQIVKCFRDEDLRADRQPEFTQVDLEMSFITEEDVFSLLEGYMRGLFKEILGEEIPTPFRRITWREAMDLYGSDKPDLRIPEAMVDLTEVMGFEGSPLQEVKESGGVVKGLRLPGGAKLSRKEVSNLEARAVELGARGLAVIQRNGEALKGPFVKIMDEAARARLIEASNLGDGDAVLILADRSWRTACEVLGALRLEVFRSMGLVEEGWRFLWVVDFPLFEWDQEEGRYVSVHHPFTSPKEEDLDLMERDPGSVRSRAYDLVLNGSEVGGGSIRIHHPVVQERVFKALGFEEEQLRDRFGFLLDALSYGTPPHGGLALGFDRLTMMLCGARSIREVMAFPKTQRAQCLLSGAPSQVDRSQLDELFIASTAEEAQ, encoded by the coding sequence ATGGAGGTTTCCAGCCAGTTCTTCTCTGAGCGTTGGAAGAGGTCGGTCAAGTGCGGCCTGGTGGACCTCTCTATGGCGGGCAGCCAGGTGGTCCTGAACGGATGGCTTCGCCGCCGCAGGGACCTGGGGGGGATCATATTCCTGGAGCTCTGGGATCACACCGGTGCCGTCCAGGTGGTTATAAACCCCGAGGTGGCCCCGGAGGCTCACGACAGGGCCAAGGAGGTCCGGAGCGAGTACGTGATGGCCATTCGCGGCTCCGTTCAGCGGAGGCCCCAGGGGACCGAGAACCCGGACATGCCCACCGGCCAGGTGGAGGTGGTGGCCCAGGACATACTGGTGCTCTCCCCGTCCAAGCCGTTGCCCTTCGAGATAGGGGAGGCGGATCGGGTGGACGAGAACCTCCGGCTCCGATACCGGTTCCTGGACCTGAGGCGGGAGAGGATGCAGCATAACCTGAGGGTTAGGAGCGCCGCCGCCCAGTTCACCCGGAACTACCTGGTCCAGAACGGGTTCCTTGAGGTGGAGACTCCCATGCTCACCAAGTCCACCCCCGAGGGGGCCAGGGACTTCCTGGTGCCCAGCCGGGTGAACCCGGGCAAGTTCTTCGCCTTGCCCCAGTCGCCCCAGATATTCAAGCAGATACTGATGGTCTCCGGCTGTGACCGCTACTTCCAGATAGTCAAGTGTTTCCGGGACGAGGACCTGAGGGCGGACAGGCAGCCGGAGTTTACCCAGGTGGACCTGGAGATGAGCTTCATCACCGAGGAGGACGTGTTCTCCCTGCTGGAGGGCTACATGAGGGGCCTCTTCAAGGAGATCCTGGGGGAGGAGATACCCACCCCATTCCGCAGGATCACCTGGCGGGAGGCCATGGACCTCTACGGTAGCGACAAGCCGGACCTTCGGATCCCGGAGGCCATGGTGGACCTGACGGAGGTCATGGGCTTCGAGGGGTCTCCCCTCCAGGAGGTCAAGGAGTCCGGCGGGGTGGTCAAGGGGCTTAGGCTGCCCGGCGGGGCCAAGCTATCCCGGAAGGAGGTCTCCAACCTGGAGGCCAGGGCGGTTGAGCTGGGGGCTCGGGGCCTGGCGGTGATCCAGCGCAACGGGGAGGCCCTAAAGGGTCCCTTCGTGAAGATCATGGACGAGGCCGCCAGGGCCAGGCTAATTGAGGCGTCGAACCTGGGTGACGGGGACGCGGTCCTCATCCTGGCTGACCGGTCCTGGAGGACCGCCTGCGAGGTCCTTGGGGCATTGAGGCTCGAGGTCTTCCGGTCCATGGGGCTGGTGGAGGAGGGCTGGCGCTTCCTCTGGGTGGTGGACTTCCCCCTTTTCGAGTGGGACCAGGAGGAGGGCCGGTACGTGTCGGTGCACCACCCCTTCACTTCCCCCAAGGAGGAGGACCTTGATCTGATGGAGAGGGACCCCGGATCGGTCCGGTCCAGGGCCTACGACCTGGTGCTCAACGGAAGCGAGGTGGGGGGAGGGTCCATAAGGATCCACCACCCGGTGGTTCAGGAGCGGGTCTTCAAGGCCCTTGGCTTCGAGGAGGAGCAGCTGAGGGACCGGTTCGGCTTCCTGTTGGATGCCCTATCCTACGGTACCCCGCCTCACGGGGGGCTTGCCCTTGGCTTCGACCGGCTCACCATGATGCTCTGCGGCGCCAGGTCCATAAGGGAGGTAATGGCGTTCCCCAAGACCCAGAGGGCCCAGTGCCTACTGTCCGGGGCCCCGTCCCAGGTGGACAGGTCCCAGCTGGACGAGCTCTTCATAGCCAGCACCGCGGAGGAGGCCCAGTAG
- a CDS encoding metal-dependent hydrolase, with protein MLKVRFLGHAAFHLEGDGFSALVDPFLSGNPACAGAEGIEPQWIFVTHGHGDHLGDTVSIAKRTGATVVCNYELSLILGRQGVNTMGMYFAGRTQMPFGTVRMVKALHGSGVVEGDRVLYGGLACGFVIEACGVKVYHAGDTGLTSDMALLAQDGIDLALLPIGGFYVMDCEDAARAVGMIRPKRVVPMHYDTFPPIKADPRRFAQLVGDLAEVRALKPGEEMEL; from the coding sequence GTGCTTAAGGTGAGGTTCCTTGGACACGCGGCTTTTCACTTGGAGGGGGACGGGTTCAGCGCCCTGGTGGATCCGTTCTTGAGTGGCAACCCCGCATGTGCCGGGGCGGAGGGGATAGAGCCCCAGTGGATATTCGTCACCCACGGCCATGGGGATCACCTGGGTGACACGGTGTCCATCGCCAAGAGGACCGGGGCCACGGTGGTGTGCAACTACGAGCTCTCCCTGATCCTGGGTAGGCAGGGGGTCAACACCATGGGGATGTACTTCGCCGGCAGGACCCAGATGCCCTTCGGGACCGTGAGGATGGTGAAGGCCCTTCACGGCTCCGGGGTGGTGGAGGGGGACCGGGTGCTCTACGGAGGGCTGGCGTGCGGGTTCGTGATAGAGGCCTGTGGCGTGAAGGTCTATCACGCGGGGGACACGGGGCTTACCTCCGACATGGCTCTCCTGGCTCAGGATGGGATAGACCTGGCCCTTCTGCCCATAGGGGGCTTCTACGTGATGGATTGCGAGGACGCCGCCCGGGCGGTGGGGATGATAAGGCCCAAGCGGGTGGTGCCCATGCACTACGACACGTTCCCCCCCATAAAGGCGGACCCTCGTAGGTTCGCCCAGCTGGTGGGGGACCTGGCGGAGGTTAGGGCGCTCAAGCCCGGGGAGGAGATGGAGCTGTAG
- a CDS encoding MurR/RpiR family transcriptional regulator yields the protein MDSAQLQALMMDRIDSMPNKARRVVEYLLSNMREAAFRSIGDVAEDLKVSKAQLVRVARMLGFEGYSELKDALQRAILEQVNPAAMLAKVSNSEDSLPDTIYKMEHANLDDTWTQMSAASSASFCQMVTEANNIYCLGWGISSMVAESLQVRLRVMNLNSFLLKRGTLTLHEQVRVAREGDLLVVCELPSYVVEVTESVEIAHSNGCRIISITDSPAAPVCRFADLSLFVSASSPTFGSSIIGPLFLVHVLTSILAIRMGDRAKKALEEQARFLHDERIFHPVFGLKY from the coding sequence ATGGACAGTGCCCAGCTTCAGGCGCTGATGATGGACAGGATAGACAGCATGCCCAACAAGGCAAGGCGGGTGGTGGAGTACCTGCTGTCCAACATGAGGGAGGCGGCCTTCAGGTCCATAGGGGACGTGGCGGAGGACCTGAAGGTCTCCAAGGCCCAGCTGGTCCGGGTGGCCCGGATGCTGGGCTTCGAGGGCTACTCGGAGCTCAAGGACGCCCTCCAGAGGGCAATCCTGGAACAGGTGAACCCCGCCGCCATGCTGGCCAAGGTGTCCAACTCGGAGGACAGCCTGCCGGACACCATCTACAAGATGGAACACGCCAACCTGGACGACACCTGGACCCAGATGTCCGCCGCCAGCTCCGCCTCCTTCTGCCAGATGGTCACCGAGGCCAACAACATATACTGCCTCGGATGGGGCATCTCCTCCATGGTGGCGGAGTCCCTCCAGGTGCGACTTAGGGTCATGAACCTAAACTCCTTCCTCCTCAAGCGGGGCACCCTAACCCTGCACGAACAGGTCCGGGTGGCCCGGGAGGGGGACCTGCTGGTGGTGTGCGAGTTGCCCAGCTACGTGGTGGAGGTCACCGAGTCGGTGGAGATCGCCCACTCCAACGGCTGCCGAATAATATCCATCACCGACAGCCCCGCCGCACCGGTCTGCCGGTTCGCGGACCTGTCCCTCTTCGTCTCCGCCTCCTCCCCCACCTTCGGGAGCAGCATCATAGGCCCCCTCTTCCTGGTCCACGTGCTCACCTCCATCCTGGCCATAAGGATGGGGGACAGGGCAAAGAAGGCCCTGGAGGAACAGGCCCGGTTCCTCCACGACGAGCGGATCTTCCACCCGGTGTTCGGCCTCAAGTACTGA
- a CDS encoding 2-oxoacid:acceptor oxidoreductase family protein has translation MNTRMIFAGFGGQGVMLMGQIISYAGMLEGKHVTWMPSYGPEMRGGTANCTVVISDQEVASPVTNDAEVVVAMNIPSLVKFEPAVTPNGCLLINQSVIDREPQRTDLVSVKVPCNEIAEKLGNLKVANMVMLGAVAGATGVVSKESIVKALEKKLSAGGKAALIEVNKNAIERGFETAKAAVASK, from the coding sequence ATGAACACTCGTATGATCTTCGCCGGCTTCGGCGGCCAGGGCGTCATGCTCATGGGACAGATAATCTCCTATGCGGGCATGCTGGAGGGCAAGCACGTCACCTGGATGCCCTCCTACGGCCCGGAGATGAGGGGTGGAACCGCCAACTGCACGGTGGTCATAAGCGACCAGGAGGTGGCCTCCCCGGTCACCAACGACGCGGAGGTGGTGGTGGCCATGAACATCCCCTCCCTGGTCAAGTTCGAGCCCGCGGTGACCCCCAACGGGTGTCTGCTTATAAACCAGTCCGTCATAGACCGGGAGCCCCAACGAACCGACCTGGTCTCCGTCAAGGTCCCCTGCAACGAGATCGCCGAGAAGCTGGGCAACCTCAAGGTGGCCAACATGGTCATGCTGGGCGCCGTGGCGGGGGCCACCGGGGTGGTCTCCAAGGAGAGCATCGTAAAGGCCCTGGAGAAGAAGCTCTCCGCGGGCGGCAAGGCGGCCCTCATAGAGGTGAACAAGAACGCCATCGAGCGGGGCTTCGAGACCGCCAAGGCGGCGGTTGCCTCAAAGTAG
- a CDS encoding thiamine pyrophosphate-dependent enzyme gives MTFQVVMKRPESLTMREFTYCPGCTHGVIHRLVAEVLDELDMRENTITVAPIGCSVFAYEFFDTDGTIAAHGRAPAVATGIKRARPDLYVFTYQGDGDLGAIGTAEIVHAANRGEKITTIFVNNAIYGMTGGQMAPTTLLGMKSTTTPYGRKAENDGYPLRVSEIIKETRGVAYLARTKVNTPQDVRKTKEAIRKAFLAQVRGIGFGMVEVLSTCPTNWGMDPVKSLKWLEENMVPEYPLGVFVDKVGE, from the coding sequence ATGACTTTCCAGGTTGTTATGAAGAGGCCCGAGAGCCTCACCATGAGGGAGTTCACCTACTGCCCCGGTTGCACCCACGGGGTTATCCACCGGCTGGTGGCGGAGGTGCTGGACGAGCTTGACATGAGGGAGAACACCATCACCGTGGCCCCCATCGGCTGCTCGGTGTTCGCCTACGAGTTCTTCGACACCGACGGCACCATCGCCGCCCACGGCAGGGCCCCGGCGGTGGCCACGGGCATAAAGAGGGCCAGGCCGGACCTGTACGTCTTCACCTACCAGGGGGACGGGGACCTGGGCGCCATCGGCACCGCCGAGATAGTCCACGCCGCCAACCGGGGTGAGAAGATAACCACCATCTTCGTCAACAACGCCATCTACGGCATGACCGGCGGCCAGATGGCCCCCACCACCCTGCTGGGGATGAAGAGCACCACCACCCCCTACGGCAGGAAGGCGGAGAACGACGGGTACCCCCTTAGGGTCTCGGAGATCATCAAGGAGACCCGGGGCGTGGCCTACCTGGCCCGGACCAAGGTCAACACCCCCCAGGACGTCAGGAAGACCAAGGAGGCCATCCGGAAGGCCTTCCTGGCCCAGGTGAGGGGCATCGGGTTCGGAATGGTGGAGGTGCTATCCACCTGCCCCACCAACTGGGGAATGGACCCGGTCAAGTCCCTCAAGTGGCTGGAGGAGAACATGGTTCCCGAGTATCCCTTGGGAGTATTCGTGGACAAGGTGGGTGAGTAG
- a CDS encoding 3-methyl-2-oxobutanoate dehydrogenase subunit VorB, with translation MAERVLVKGTEAMGEAAVRAGCRLFFGYPITPQNELPEYMSKRMPEVNGTFLQTESEVATINMVYGAACTGTRVMTSTSSPGYSLMQEGVSYMACAELPAVLVNVVRGGPGLGDIQPSQGDYWQATKGGGHGDYKLIVLAPSTVQEAVDLTVLAFDLADKYRNPTLIVADGVIGQIMEPVTFPDFVDLSQLPTHDTWALKGNKGRQKRVVAPFDLDPYRLEQMNLALVAKYEEMERNETRWEEYRLEDAEVVITAFGTVARIAKSVVDQAREQGIKAGLFRPITIWPFPYKRLEELSKGKKLIFDAEMNMGQMLEDVKLAVKDNAPIEFFKRMGGVVPTPDEILGALNSKLGR, from the coding sequence ATGGCCGAGAGAGTTTTGGTAAAGGGAACTGAAGCCATGGGAGAGGCGGCCGTTAGGGCGGGCTGCAGGCTGTTCTTCGGCTACCCCATAACGCCTCAGAACGAGCTCCCGGAGTACATGTCCAAACGGATGCCGGAGGTGAACGGCACCTTCCTCCAGACCGAGAGCGAGGTGGCCACCATAAACATGGTCTACGGGGCCGCCTGCACGGGCACCCGGGTCATGACCTCCACCTCCTCGCCGGGTTACAGCCTCATGCAGGAAGGGGTCTCCTACATGGCCTGCGCGGAGCTGCCGGCGGTGCTGGTCAACGTGGTGCGCGGAGGACCGGGGCTGGGGGACATCCAGCCCTCCCAGGGGGACTACTGGCAGGCCACCAAGGGGGGCGGACACGGGGACTACAAGCTGATAGTCCTGGCCCCCTCCACCGTCCAGGAGGCGGTGGACCTGACGGTGCTGGCCTTCGACCTGGCGGACAAGTACCGGAACCCCACCCTCATCGTGGCGGACGGGGTCATCGGCCAGATCATGGAGCCCGTTACCTTCCCGGACTTCGTTGACCTGTCCCAGCTACCCACCCACGACACCTGGGCCCTCAAGGGCAACAAGGGCCGCCAGAAGAGGGTCGTGGCCCCCTTCGACCTGGATCCCTACCGGCTGGAGCAGATGAACCTGGCGCTGGTGGCCAAGTACGAGGAGATGGAGCGGAACGAGACCCGGTGGGAGGAGTACCGGCTCGAGGACGCGGAGGTGGTTATCACCGCCTTCGGCACCGTGGCCCGGATAGCCAAGAGCGTGGTGGACCAGGCCAGGGAACAGGGCATAAAGGCGGGGCTCTTCAGGCCCATCACCATCTGGCCCTTCCCCTACAAGCGCCTGGAGGAGCTCTCCAAGGGCAAGAAGCTGATCTTCGACGCGGAGATGAACATGGGGCAGATGCTGGAGGACGTGAAGCTGGCGGTGAAGGACAACGCCCCCATAGAGTTCTTCAAGCGGATGGGCGGGGTTGTCCCCACCCCCGACGAGATCCTCGGGGCCCTAAACTCTAAGCTGGGGAGGTAA
- a CDS encoding 4Fe-4S dicluster domain-containing protein has protein sequence MAKAKGKIEIDQERCKGCGLCVSVCPMKVIEFGDNFNNKGYHPAEAKHVDKCIGCGFCYNICPDVCITVYKEVENA, from the coding sequence ATGGCAAAGGCCAAGGGAAAGATCGAAATCGATCAGGAGAGGTGCAAGGGCTGCGGGCTCTGCGTGAGCGTGTGTCCCATGAAGGTCATCGAGTTCGGGGACAACTTCAACAACAAGGGCTACCACCCGGCGGAGGCGAAGCACGTGGACAAGTGCATCGGTTGCGGGTTCTGCTACAACATATGCCCCGACGTCTGCATAACCGTCTACAAGGAAGTGGAGAACGCTTAA